The DNA window ATTATgctaatttatattaaaatatataaaaaaatacaatacattCATATTCTCCttccaataatataatataatataatataatatatatatatatatatatatatatatatatatataaataagattatcaTATTAAAATTCACTAATTTaacaatctaaatatatttaattgattatatttgttatatagaGATACACTAATTTATGAAtctcaattatattaaatatattacattaattacACTCCTCAATCAAAGTAGGTGGACAATGTATGTTGAGATTTAAtcgaaatttttcaaaaaaaaactctcGGAAGCCCGTTCGTGAAGATATCCGCAAGTTGAAAGTGAGATGAGAAATGAAGAACTCGAACCTGGCCACGAGAGACCTTCTCACGAATAAAATGAATGTCCATCTCAATGTACTTGATCTGTTCGTGTTGAACGTGATTACTAGAGAGGTAGATCGTAGTCATATTGtcacaataaaataaaagtagcGGTGGGAACCGTACAAAGAAGTTCTAGGAGTAAATTTCGTAGCCAAAAGGTTTCTGAAACCACATTCGCAACCGCCGGGTACTCAGCCTCGACACTAGAACGGAACAAAGTGGTTTGACGCTTAGCCAACCCAGAGATTAAATTATCTCCTAAGAAAACATAGTATCCAAATGTTGAACGACGTGTGTCCGGGCACCCACCCCAGTCAGCATCAGTGTAAGCGAAGAGGGATGTAACAGAGGATGGAGACAAATGAAGGTTAAAATTAAGAGTTCCTTGATTATACCGAATAATTCTCTTTAGAGCCTCCATGTGTACCTCTCGGGGATCATGCATAAAGAGACAAACCTGTTGCACCGCATACGTGATATCAGGACGAGAAAACGTCAAATATTGTAGAGCACCATCTAGGCTGCGATACAAAGAAGAATTTGACACAGGAGAAGAGACTGAAGCCCCAAGTTTCGGTGTGGTATCAACCGGCGTAATTGACGGCTTACAAGATGACATACCTACAAGGTTTATAATCTCATACGCATACTTTCGTTGAGAGAGGAACATACCATTTGCATGAGGGTTTACTGAAATTCCCCAAAATAATGCAAGGGACCCAAATCTTTCATAGAAAATTTTGCACTCAAGTTAGAGATGACGAATCGGCGGAGAAAGTCAGATGATGTTGTCAAtattatatcatcaacatacaatAACAAGTATTCCATGTGCTCACCTTGACGAAATACAAACAATGAGTGATCTAAAATAGTATGGGAAAAACCAAGTGTGGACACAAAATCCGTAAAGCGT is part of the Impatiens glandulifera chromosome 1, dImpGla2.1, whole genome shotgun sequence genome and encodes:
- the LOC124944238 gene encoding uncharacterized mitochondrial protein AtMg00810-like → MSSCKPSITPVDTTPKLGASVSSPVSNSSLYRSLDGALQYLTFSRPDITYAVQQVCLFMHDPREVHMEALKRIIRYNQGTLNFNLHLSPSSVTSLFAYTDADWGGCPDTRRSTFGYYVFLGDNLISGLAKRQTTLFRSSVEAEYPAVANVVSETFWLRNLLLELLCTVPTATFILL